A part of Pseudomonas sp. HR96 genomic DNA contains:
- a CDS encoding aldo/keto reductase — MLYRSLGQSGLQVSALTLGTMMFGQQTADDESLRIIDKARDQGINFIDTADVYNAGRSEEVVGEGIANHREHWILATKVAMGPTDGLPNRSGLSRKHMFDAVDGSLRRLDTDYIDLYYLHRDDLKVPLEVTVRAMGDLIRAGKVRQWGVSNFRGWRIAEIAHVARQLGVEPPVASQPLYNIVNRQVETEQLTAAAYHGLGVVPFSPLARGVLSGKYAPGVEPAADSRAGRQDKRILEVEWRQESLAIAQKVQAWTAQKGVGMVEFAIAWVLNNSAVSSAIVGPRTEEQWDTYGKALEVQLTAEDEAFIDSLVTPGHASTHGFNDVGHFVSGRVPVTV; from the coding sequence ATGCTCTATCGTTCACTCGGCCAGTCCGGCCTGCAAGTCAGCGCCTTGACCCTGGGCACCATGATGTTCGGCCAGCAGACCGCCGATGATGAATCCCTGCGCATCATCGACAAGGCCCGCGACCAGGGCATCAACTTCATCGACACGGCCGACGTCTACAATGCCGGGCGCTCCGAGGAGGTGGTCGGCGAAGGCATCGCCAACCACCGCGAGCACTGGATACTGGCCACCAAGGTCGCCATGGGCCCCACCGACGGCCTGCCCAACCGCAGCGGGCTGAGCCGCAAACACATGTTCGACGCCGTGGACGGCAGCCTGCGCCGGCTGGACACCGACTACATCGACCTGTACTACCTGCACCGCGACGACCTCAAGGTGCCGCTGGAAGTGACCGTGCGCGCCATGGGCGACCTGATCCGCGCCGGCAAGGTACGCCAGTGGGGGGTGTCCAACTTCCGTGGCTGGCGCATCGCCGAGATCGCCCACGTCGCCCGGCAGCTGGGGGTCGAGCCGCCAGTGGCCAGCCAGCCGCTGTACAACATCGTCAACCGCCAGGTGGAGACCGAACAACTGACCGCCGCTGCCTATCACGGCCTCGGCGTGGTGCCGTTCAGCCCCCTGGCCCGCGGCGTGCTCAGCGGCAAGTACGCGCCGGGCGTGGAACCCGCCGCCGACAGCCGCGCCGGGCGCCAGGACAAGCGCATCCTGGAAGTCGAATGGCGCCAGGAATCGCTGGCCATCGCCCAGAAGGTCCAGGCCTGGACCGCACAGAAAGGCGTCGGCATGGTCGAGTTCGCCATCGCCTGGGTGCTCAACAACAGCGCCGTCAGTTCCGCCATCGTCGGCCCGCGCACCGAGGAGCAATGGGACACCTACGGCAAGGCGCTGGAGGTGCAGCTGACCGCCGAGGATGAAGCCTTCATCGATTCGCTGGTGACGCCGGGGCATGCCTCGACCCATGGTTTCAATGATGTCGGGCATTTTGTCAGCGGGCGGGTGCCGGTGACTGTCTAG
- a CDS encoding sugar diacid recognition domain-containing protein, translated as MFELDHDLAQDIVDRAMAILPFNVNVMDSQGLILGSGEPQRVNTRHEGAQLVLANGRVVELDSQAAACLKGSQPGVNLPLLLDQRLIGVLGITGEPDQVRIYAELVRMTAEMLVAQRHMQAEQQWRRQRSDDVLGLLLGGEGDAARLLEEARQLGLKPQLARTPYLLELAPRHSSEGLAAWLSAHFADSWCVSMTGAALLWCRPAQGSLDLPRLLERLAGNGWPVLRLASAGPAADLAGLRRNCRRVGDLLAYGRDVLPQVQWLTLERYRLPALLWRHRGDDSLEEWIEPLQRVQARDANGQLLGTLRAWCEHDGQSQHCADALGIHRNSLRYRMERIAELSGLDPMTLQGMLALYIGVQLLPAAAPL; from the coding sequence ATGTTCGAACTCGATCACGACCTGGCGCAGGACATCGTCGACCGCGCCATGGCGATTCTGCCGTTCAACGTCAACGTCATGGACAGCCAGGGGTTGATCCTGGGCAGCGGCGAGCCGCAACGGGTCAATACCCGCCATGAAGGCGCACAGTTGGTGCTGGCCAACGGTCGGGTGGTCGAGCTGGACTCCCAGGCGGCGGCCTGCCTCAAAGGCTCGCAACCGGGGGTGAACCTGCCGTTGCTGCTCGATCAGCGCCTGATCGGCGTGCTGGGCATCACCGGCGAGCCGGACCAGGTGCGGATCTACGCCGAACTGGTGCGCATGACTGCCGAAATGCTGGTGGCCCAGCGCCACATGCAGGCCGAACAACAGTGGCGCCGTCAGCGCAGCGACGACGTACTTGGCTTGCTGCTGGGCGGTGAAGGCGATGCCGCGCGCCTGCTGGAAGAGGCCCGGCAGCTGGGGCTCAAGCCGCAGCTGGCGCGCACGCCGTACCTGCTCGAACTGGCGCCGCGTCATTCCAGCGAAGGTTTGGCGGCCTGGTTGAGCGCCCATTTCGCCGACAGCTGGTGCGTGAGCATGACCGGCGCTGCCTTGCTCTGGTGCCGCCCGGCGCAGGGCTCGCTGGACCTGCCGCGTCTGCTCGAGCGCCTGGCTGGCAACGGTTGGCCAGTGCTGCGCCTGGCCAGCGCGGGGCCGGCGGCGGACCTGGCCGGCCTGCGGCGCAACTGCCGACGGGTGGGCGACCTGCTCGCCTACGGTCGCGACGTGCTGCCCCAGGTGCAATGGCTGACCCTCGAACGCTATCGCCTGCCGGCCCTGCTCTGGCGCCACCGCGGCGACGATTCGCTGGAGGAGTGGATCGAACCGCTGCAGCGGGTGCAGGCCCGCGACGCCAACGGCCAGTTGCTCGGCACCCTGCGCGCCTGGTGCGAACACGACGGCCAGAGCCAGCACTGCGCCGATGCGCTGGGTATCCACCGCAACAGCCTGCGCTACCGCATGGAACGCATCGCCGAGCTCAGCGGCCTGGACCCCATGACCCTGCAAGGCATGCTCGCCCTGTACATCGGCGTGCAACTGCTGCCGGCCGCTGCGCCTTTGTAG
- a CDS encoding glycerate kinase, which yields MKIVIAPDSFKDSLSAAGVAAAIAQGLAQVLPDAQLLQCPMADGGEGTMEAILAACAGQMRSLVVSGPLGREVQARWGWLADSHTAIIEMAEASGLQLVEVAQRDACVSSTFGTGQLILAALDAGARRIILAIGGSATNDAGSGMLKALGLQLLDAQGSDLAPGGLALGGLARLDASGLDPRLAQVRFEVAADVDNPLCGPQGASHIFGPQKGASPSQVEALDQALGHFADHSLRALGRDVRDQPGSGAAGGMGFAAKAYLGATFRPGVEVVAELTGLAAAVQGADLVITGEGRFDAQTLRGKTPLGVTRIAQAAGAPVIVIAGTLGQGYEELYEHGISAAFSVASGPMTLQFACENSARLLAERARDVARVWLLRSA from the coding sequence ATGAAAATCGTTATCGCCCCCGATTCGTTCAAGGACAGCCTCAGCGCGGCCGGCGTCGCTGCCGCCATTGCCCAGGGTCTGGCCCAGGTGCTGCCGGACGCCCAGCTGCTGCAATGCCCGATGGCCGACGGCGGCGAAGGCACCATGGAAGCGATTCTCGCTGCCTGTGCCGGGCAGATGCGCAGCCTCGTCGTCAGCGGGCCCTTGGGCCGGGAAGTGCAGGCGCGCTGGGGTTGGCTGGCGGACAGCCACACCGCGATCATCGAAATGGCCGAGGCCAGCGGCCTGCAACTGGTGGAGGTCGCCCAGCGCGATGCCTGCGTCAGCAGCACCTTCGGCACTGGCCAGTTGATTCTCGCGGCGCTGGACGCCGGCGCCCGGCGCATCATCCTCGCCATCGGCGGCAGTGCCACCAACGATGCCGGCAGCGGCATGCTCAAGGCGCTCGGTCTGCAATTGCTCGACGCCCAGGGCAGCGACCTCGCCCCGGGTGGCCTGGCACTCGGCGGCCTGGCCCGGCTCGATGCCAGTGGCCTGGACCCGCGCCTGGCCCAGGTGCGCTTCGAGGTGGCGGCAGACGTCGACAACCCGCTGTGCGGCCCCCAGGGTGCCTCGCACATCTTCGGCCCGCAAAAAGGCGCCTCGCCCAGCCAGGTCGAGGCGCTGGACCAGGCCCTGGGGCACTTCGCCGATCACAGCCTGCGCGCCCTCGGGCGCGATGTGCGCGATCAGCCGGGTAGCGGCGCGGCCGGTGGCATGGGCTTTGCCGCCAAGGCCTACCTGGGCGCGACCTTCCGCCCGGGGGTGGAAGTGGTCGCCGAGCTGACCGGCCTGGCCGCTGCCGTGCAAGGCGCCGACCTGGTGATCACCGGCGAAGGCCGTTTCGACGCGCAGACCCTGCGCGGCAAGACCCCCTTGGGCGTGACCCGCATCGCCCAGGCCGCCGGCGCGCCGGTGATCGTCATCGCTGGCACCTTGGGCCAGGGTTATGAGGAACTGTACGAACACGGCATCAGCGCCGCGTTTTCAGTGGCCAGCGGGCCGATGACCTTGCAGTTCGCCTGTGAAAACAGCGCGCGTCTGCTGGCCGAAAGAGCCCGGGACGTGGCGCGGGTGTGGCTGTTGCGCTCGGCGTGA
- the xerC gene encoding tyrosine recombinase XerC, whose amino-acid sequence MPSSQLTLRYVLQDAADRLGFGDSDINEVPWHQLQPGHIGSLVAALREDGYAPNTSSLYVNALRGVINEAWRLGLIEHDHLLRMRSVKPAAGTRLGQGRNLRRTLIRELMAVCDSDPRPQGRRDAAVIALLYGSGMRKSESVNLDLAQVDFAERSLQVTGKGNRQLLKYAPAWAFERLGAWLKLRRSLLPAGVGDDPFLFNRIRRGSHVTRERITKHAIYYIARQRGAQVGVKIMPHDFRRSFITRVIEEHDLSIAQKLAHHSNIQTTASYDVRDDNERRRAVDRYEL is encoded by the coding sequence ATGCCGTCCAGTCAGTTGACCTTGCGCTATGTGCTGCAGGACGCCGCCGATCGCCTCGGCTTTGGCGACAGCGACATCAACGAGGTGCCCTGGCACCAGCTGCAGCCCGGGCATATCGGCAGCCTGGTGGCGGCGTTGCGGGAAGACGGCTATGCCCCCAACACCTCGTCGTTGTACGTCAATGCCTTGCGCGGGGTGATCAACGAGGCCTGGCGCCTGGGGCTGATCGAGCACGACCACCTGCTGCGCATGCGCTCGGTCAAACCCGCCGCAGGCACCCGGCTGGGTCAGGGGCGCAACCTGCGGCGCACGCTGATTCGCGAACTGATGGCGGTGTGCGACAGCGACCCGCGGCCCCAGGGCCGTCGCGACGCGGCGGTGATCGCGCTGCTGTATGGCTCGGGCATGCGCAAGTCCGAATCGGTCAACCTCGACCTTGCCCAGGTCGACTTTGCCGAGCGCAGCCTGCAAGTCACCGGCAAGGGCAACCGGCAGCTGCTCAAGTACGCCCCGGCGTGGGCCTTCGAACGCCTGGGTGCCTGGCTCAAGCTGCGCCGTTCGCTGCTGCCGGCCGGCGTCGGCGACGATCCTTTCCTGTTCAACCGCATCCGCCGCGGCAGCCATGTCACCCGCGAGCGCATCACCAAGCACGCGATCTACTACATCGCCCGCCAGCGCGGGGCCCAGGTCGGCGTGAAGATCATGCCCCACGACTTTCGTCGCTCGTTCATCACCCGGGTCATAGAGGAGCACGACCTGTCGATCGCCCAGAAGCTGGCGCACCACAGCAACATCCAGACCACCGCCAGCTACGATGTGCGCGACGACAACGAGCGGCGCCGGGCGGTCGACCGTTATGAGCTGTGA
- a CDS encoding EAL domain-containing protein, with the protein MTNLSTPFASATRETRRAYAYYLLPLGILVIGCVLSWCVGSLDVQTRQREQRAGVDLRLSALRTEVGSRVRMAFSEIEGIAQLLTVNGEISAGLFQAMSREVLNASPYLRNIVTAQGDVVHDIYPREGSERAIGLDIRDYPELYPMVRRARMLGMPVLAGPVPLILGGEGLVYRRPIFVAGSAGPRYWGSVSVVADVDDFVRAAGLGSVDDLDLALRGRDGQGANGDRIWGNGALFDQEVSRVQIDVPGGTWQLVGRPRGGWSRFSVLDSPLFLLCLVSTALLSLFAAQLARSYRLIHKRNGELKLEVDDRRAIQMSLMQSEDRFRNLFEHSPDAVWIVDHHGQCIEANDAAARTFGYTDAAQFQAVPAVDLSPIWQPDGQRSTDKSSRMRALAGEQGVQRFEWQFQRADGSSFPTEVTLCTMLLGNACVTYAVARDISERKHAEAQLLEHKALLQAIVDNAPSLIYMFDTEARLLLCNHLYERSVRHPSELIVGHRRSHFMQTQDARLQELDDQAVLVSGTAQRFEDTHHEPGGLRTYLTTKCPLRDADGRLLGVLGISNDITEIRQTTEELRLAGLVMDNTGDAVMITDANGMIVRVNRAFTTITGFSADEVLGSRSLLRSSRHDRHFYRRMRDSLRAQGHWRGEIWSRRRDGEEYPQWLTINAVTSERGERVNYVGVFSDISSIKHAQAELERLAHFDAVTGLPNRVQFQRRLADSIARALRNDSCMAVLILDVDGFKMVNDTLGHPMGDLLLQQATQRFLAATPASDTVARLGGDEFAFILNDLDSPQDAVSLVQGLLHTLQRPFDLNGTHALVTASIGVAICPSDGASPEVLLRHADTAMYGAKEAGRNGFRFYQRQMTEFIQQRVSMEAALRRALQCGEFELWYQPKLDLASGAVEGAEALLRWRDPQHGMVMPADFIPLAERTGLIIAIGEWVLDQACAQLRCWLDRGIFDGRIAINVAAPQIDRSDFVESVRRALQRHDLPACALEVEVTESLLMESQDQASEVLTRLQHLGVTTAVDDFGTGYSSLAYLKMLPIDNLKIDRAFIRDLPGDSTYVAITRAIIDLGRALNFHVTAEGIETQEQYDFLRAAGCDTGQGYLIGKPMPAAQFEAWLTARPVLRLPASV; encoded by the coding sequence ATGACCAACCTGTCCACCCCATTCGCCTCGGCAACCCGCGAAACGCGTCGTGCCTATGCCTATTACCTGCTGCCGCTGGGCATCCTGGTAATCGGCTGTGTGCTGTCGTGGTGCGTTGGCAGCCTGGACGTGCAGACCCGCCAGCGCGAACAGCGCGCCGGCGTGGATCTGCGCCTGAGCGCCCTGCGCACCGAGGTTGGCAGCCGCGTGCGCATGGCGTTCAGCGAAATCGAAGGGATTGCGCAGCTGCTCACGGTGAACGGTGAAATCAGTGCAGGGCTGTTTCAGGCGATGTCCCGGGAAGTATTGAACGCCTCGCCGTACCTGCGCAACATCGTGACCGCACAAGGCGACGTGGTGCACGATATCTATCCGCGCGAAGGCAGCGAGCGCGCCATTGGCCTGGACATCCGCGACTACCCCGAGCTGTACCCCATGGTGCGCCGCGCCCGGATGCTCGGCATGCCGGTGCTGGCCGGCCCCGTGCCGCTGATTCTGGGCGGCGAAGGCCTGGTCTACCGTCGCCCGATCTTCGTCGCCGGTTCCGCCGGGCCGCGCTACTGGGGCAGCGTCTCGGTGGTGGCCGACGTCGATGACTTCGTGCGGGCCGCCGGCCTGGGCTCGGTCGACGACCTCGACCTGGCCCTGCGTGGGCGCGACGGCCAGGGTGCCAATGGCGATCGCATCTGGGGCAATGGCGCCCTGTTCGACCAGGAAGTCTCGCGGGTGCAGATCGACGTGCCGGGCGGCACCTGGCAGCTGGTCGGCCGCCCGCGCGGCGGCTGGAGTCGGTTCAGCGTGCTGGACTCGCCGTTGTTCCTGCTGTGCCTGGTGTCCACGGCACTGCTGTCGCTGTTCGCCGCACAACTGGCGCGCAGCTACCGGCTGATTCACAAGCGCAACGGCGAATTGAAGCTGGAAGTCGACGACCGCCGCGCCATCCAGATGTCGCTGATGCAGAGTGAAGACCGCTTTCGCAACCTGTTCGAACACTCCCCCGACGCCGTGTGGATCGTCGATCACCACGGCCAATGCATCGAAGCCAACGACGCCGCCGCGCGCACCTTCGGCTATACCGACGCGGCGCAGTTCCAGGCGGTGCCGGCGGTCGACCTGTCGCCGATCTGGCAGCCGGACGGCCAGCGTTCCACCGACAAATCCAGCCGCATGCGGGCACTGGCCGGCGAACAGGGCGTGCAACGCTTCGAGTGGCAGTTCCAGCGTGCCGATGGCAGCAGTTTCCCCACCGAAGTCACGCTGTGCACCATGTTGCTGGGCAACGCCTGCGTCACCTACGCGGTGGCCCGCGACATCTCTGAGCGCAAGCACGCCGAAGCGCAGTTGCTCGAGCACAAGGCCCTGCTCCAGGCCATCGTCGACAACGCCCCGTCGCTGATCTACATGTTCGACACCGAGGCGCGGCTGCTGCTGTGCAACCACCTCTACGAGCGCTCGGTGCGCCACCCCAGCGAGCTGATCGTCGGCCATCGGCGCAGCCATTTCATGCAGACCCAGGACGCCCGCCTGCAGGAGCTCGACGACCAGGCAGTGCTGGTCAGCGGCACTGCCCAGCGCTTCGAGGACACCCACCATGAACCCGGCGGCCTGCGCACCTACCTGACCACTAAGTGCCCGCTGCGCGACGCTGACGGCCGTCTGCTCGGCGTGCTGGGCATTTCCAACGACATCACCGAAATCCGCCAGACCACCGAAGAGCTGCGCCTGGCCGGCCTGGTGATGGACAACACCGGTGATGCAGTGATGATCACCGACGCCAACGGCATGATCGTGCGGGTCAACCGCGCGTTCACCACCATCACCGGCTTCAGCGCCGATGAGGTGCTGGGCAGCCGCAGCCTGCTGCGTTCGAGCCGCCATGACCGGCACTTCTACCGGCGCATGCGCGACAGCCTGCGCGCGCAGGGCCACTGGCGCGGCGAGATCTGGAGCCGGCGCCGAGATGGCGAAGAGTACCCGCAGTGGTTGACCATCAACGCCGTGACCAGCGAGCGTGGCGAACGGGTCAACTACGTCGGGGTGTTCTCCGACATCAGCAGCATCAAGCATGCCCAGGCCGAGCTCGAGCGCCTGGCCCACTTCGATGCGGTGACCGGCCTGCCCAACCGTGTGCAGTTTCAGCGCCGGCTGGCCGACAGCATTGCCCGGGCGCTGCGCAACGACAGCTGCATGGCGGTGCTGATCCTCGACGTCGACGGCTTCAAGATGGTCAACGACACCCTCGGCCACCCCATGGGCGACCTGCTGCTGCAACAGGCCACGCAGCGCTTTCTGGCGGCCACGCCGGCCAGCGACACCGTGGCGCGCCTGGGCGGCGACGAGTTCGCCTTCATTCTCAACGACCTGGACAGCCCGCAAGACGCCGTCAGCCTGGTCCAGGGCCTGCTGCACACGCTGCAGCGGCCGTTCGACCTCAACGGCACCCACGCGCTGGTGACCGCGAGCATCGGCGTAGCCATTTGCCCAAGCGACGGCGCGTCGCCTGAAGTCCTGTTGCGCCATGCCGATACTGCCATGTACGGCGCCAAGGAAGCCGGCCGCAACGGGTTCCGCTTCTATCAGCGGCAGATGACCGAGTTCATCCAGCAGCGCGTGTCCATGGAAGCGGCACTGCGCCGCGCCCTGCAGTGCGGCGAGTTCGAACTCTGGTACCAGCCCAAGCTCGATCTGGCCAGCGGCGCCGTCGAGGGCGCCGAGGCGCTGCTGCGCTGGCGTGACCCGCAGCATGGCATGGTGATGCCCGCCGATTTCATCCCTCTGGCTGAACGCACCGGGCTGATCATCGCCATCGGCGAATGGGTGCTCGACCAGGCTTGCGCGCAACTTCGCTGCTGGCTGGACCGCGGCATTTTCGACGGGCGCATCGCCATCAACGTCGCCGCGCCGCAGATTGATCGCAGCGACTTCGTCGAAAGCGTGCGCCGGGCCTTGCAACGCCACGACCTGCCAGCCTGCGCGCTGGAAGTGGAAGTGACCGAGAGCCTGCTGATGGAGAGCCAGGACCAGGCCAGCGAAGTGCTGACCCGCCTGCAACACCTGGGGGTGACCACTGCAGTGGACGACTTTGGCACCGGCTACTCGTCGCTGGCCTACCTCAAGATGCTGCCGATCGACAACTTGAAGATCGACCGGGCGTTCATCCGCGACCTGCCGGGCGACAGCACCTACGTGGCCATCACCCGGGCGATCATCGACCTGGGCCGCGCGCTGAACTTCCACGTCACCGCAGAAGGCATCGAAACGCAGGAGCAGTACGACTTCCTCCGCGCGGCCGGCTGCGACACCGGCCAGGGCTACCTGATCGGCAAGCCGATGCCGGCCGCGCAGTTCGAAGCCTGGCTAACGGCGCGCCCGGTGCTGAGGCTGCCCGCCAGCGTGTGA
- a CDS encoding EAL domain-containing protein has translation MSSPVTHPSGQPMTPREQSVTTASLDDPGTLLGVAGQGAMTRWVAYRVGDQCHLVGQGDPLAQWPASIAHEAFEAFCVTRNLCRWPTGRGESVLGWLLAPREEAGNPALADLARRLGLKVQSEALARAQNTQRVLYEITYLASSTSDRGAFLEGVHRQLASLIDAENFYLALYEPHSGKITYPYYVDIIDVEAIEPEAYEFLNPDHLSLTGVVLTSGQPLLTDAAGIEAAHAEGRFHCVGHRPEFWMGAPLKNASDEVFGMLAMQVYDVSRVYSAEDRALFLVVARHVAMALDRILHRADLEETVSRRTQELSELNHALRQQVAERERAEHLQSALFQIAELSSQPGDMAELFESLHGIVGDLLSAENFYISLFDHSTGLVTFPYYVDEKKDANPPPRRGRRGLTEYVIRQRRPCLVDYDDATLLTERGEIEVSNDPIRSQSWLGIPLFDGDLVRGILAVQSYTPAIRYTQRDQELLTFVSRHIDTALSRRSAAEAIHAANLKLEARVQSRTRELDHANAKLQHENAHDALTGLPNRTHLLQRLDAAWQEFLDSERQVTVMFLDLDRFKMVNDSFGHHYGDLLLTQAAERLRGCLREGDLLARLGGDEFAVLAPEATLEGAVEIAERILVAFDLPFFIDGHTVFSSCSVGIVNADRQFHNEPADLLRDADTAMYRVKNGGRDSYAVFNQELRREVSDQVEREGALRNALKRDDELLPYFQPIVDVDSGRLLALEALIRWRQPDGRITPPGDFLPALEGLRLIGRLDLYMLTCVAQILAQPQHAHWPPVHINCSSYSITRPEFADEVLALLARHELAPSRICLELTEGALVAEPDLARKTMKQLADAGVSVVLDDFGAGFSSLSYVHQYHFSGLKIDKSFILELTSSSRSRAIVRAIVRMAESLDLTVVAEGVEDEATLALLREIGAGQAQGYYFARPLSQEDLVARFLPVQTQ, from the coding sequence ATGAGTTCACCGGTTACCCATCCATCTGGCCAGCCCATGACACCCCGCGAGCAGTCCGTGACCACCGCGTCGCTCGACGACCCGGGCACGCTGCTGGGCGTGGCCGGGCAGGGGGCCATGACGCGCTGGGTCGCCTACCGCGTGGGCGACCAGTGCCATCTGGTCGGGCAGGGCGACCCTCTGGCGCAGTGGCCGGCGAGCATCGCCCATGAGGCGTTCGAGGCGTTCTGCGTCACTCGCAACCTCTGCCGCTGGCCGACCGGGCGCGGCGAGAGCGTGCTCGGCTGGCTGCTGGCACCGCGCGAAGAGGCCGGCAACCCGGCCCTTGCCGACCTGGCCCGACGCCTGGGCCTGAAGGTGCAATCCGAAGCCCTGGCGCGCGCGCAGAACACCCAGCGGGTGCTGTACGAAATCACCTATCTGGCCAGCTCCACCTCCGATCGCGGCGCCTTCCTGGAGGGCGTGCACCGCCAACTGGCGAGCCTGATCGATGCGGAAAACTTCTACCTGGCGTTGTACGAGCCCCACAGCGGCAAGATCACCTACCCGTATTACGTCGACATCATCGATGTCGAGGCCATCGAACCCGAGGCCTACGAGTTCCTCAACCCCGATCACCTGTCGCTGACTGGCGTGGTGCTGACCAGCGGCCAGCCGCTGCTCACCGACGCCGCCGGCATCGAGGCGGCGCACGCTGAAGGGCGCTTTCATTGCGTCGGCCATCGCCCGGAGTTCTGGATGGGCGCGCCTCTGAAAAACGCTTCGGACGAAGTGTTTGGCATGCTCGCCATGCAGGTCTACGACGTGTCGCGGGTCTACAGCGCCGAAGACCGCGCCTTGTTCCTGGTGGTGGCGCGGCACGTGGCCATGGCCCTGGACCGTATCCTGCACCGCGCCGATCTCGAAGAAACCGTCTCGCGGCGCACCCAGGAGCTCTCCGAGCTCAACCACGCGCTGCGCCAGCAGGTGGCCGAGCGCGAGCGTGCCGAACACTTGCAGAGCGCGCTGTTCCAGATCGCCGAGCTGTCCAGCCAGCCCGGCGACATGGCCGAACTGTTCGAGAGCCTGCACGGCATCGTCGGCGACCTGCTGTCGGCGGAAAACTTCTACATCTCCCTGTTCGATCACAGCACTGGGCTGGTCACCTTCCCGTACTACGTGGACGAGAAAAAGGACGCCAACCCGCCGCCCCGTCGTGGCCGCCGCGGCCTCACCGAGTATGTGATCCGCCAGCGCCGGCCGTGCCTGGTCGACTACGACGACGCCACGCTGCTGACCGAGCGCGGCGAAATCGAGGTCAGCAACGATCCGATCCGCTCGCAGTCCTGGCTGGGCATTCCGCTGTTCGACGGCGACCTGGTGCGCGGCATCCTCGCCGTGCAGAGCTACACCCCGGCGATTCGCTACACCCAGCGCGACCAGGAGCTGCTGACCTTCGTTTCACGGCACATCGACACCGCCCTGTCGCGGCGCAGCGCCGCCGAAGCCATCCATGCCGCCAACCTCAAGCTCGAAGCGCGGGTGCAGAGCCGCACCCGCGAGCTGGACCACGCCAACGCCAAGCTGCAGCACGAGAACGCCCATGATGCCCTGACCGGGCTGCCCAACCGCACCCATCTGCTGCAACGCCTGGACGCCGCCTGGCAGGAGTTTCTCGACAGCGAGCGCCAGGTCACGGTGATGTTCCTCGACCTGGACCGGTTCAAGATGGTCAACGACAGCTTTGGCCACCACTACGGCGACCTGCTGTTGACCCAGGCCGCCGAGCGGCTGCGCGGCTGCCTGCGTGAGGGCGATCTGCTGGCGCGGCTGGGCGGCGACGAGTTCGCCGTACTGGCCCCCGAGGCCACCCTGGAGGGTGCCGTGGAGATCGCCGAGCGCATCCTGGTGGCCTTCGACCTGCCGTTCTTCATCGACGGGCACACAGTGTTCTCGTCCTGCAGCGTCGGCATCGTCAACGCCGACCGGCAGTTCCACAACGAGCCGGCCGATTTGCTGCGCGACGCCGACACCGCCATGTACCGGGTCAAGAACGGCGGGCGCGACAGTTATGCGGTGTTCAACCAGGAGCTGCGCCGCGAGGTGTCCGACCAGGTCGAGCGCGAGGGCGCGCTGCGCAACGCGCTCAAACGCGACGACGAGCTGCTGCCGTACTTCCAGCCGATCGTCGACGTCGACAGCGGCCGCCTGCTGGCGCTCGAGGCGCTGATCCGCTGGCGCCAGCCCGATGGCCGCATCACCCCGCCCGGGGATTTCCTGCCGGCCCTGGAAGGCCTGCGCCTGATCGGTCGACTGGACCTGTACATGCTCACCTGCGTCGCGCAGATCCTCGCCCAGCCGCAGCATGCGCATTGGCCACCGGTGCACATCAACTGCTCGAGCTACAGCATCACCCGGCCGGAATTCGCCGACGAGGTGCTGGCCTTGCTCGCCCGCCACGAATTGGCGCCGTCGCGCATCTGCCTGGAGCTCACCGAGGGCGCCCTGGTGGCCGAGCCGGACCTGGCCCGCAAGACCATGAAGCAGCTGGCCGACGCTGGCGTGTCGGTGGTGCTCGATGATTTCGGCGCCGGCTTCTCGTCGCTCAGCTACGTGCACCAGTACCATTTCAGCGGCTTGAAGATCGACAAATCCTTCATCCTCGAACTCACCAGCAGCTCGCGCAGCCGTGCCATCGTGCGCGCCATCGTGCGCATGGCCGAGTCGCTCGACCTGACGGTGGTGGCCGAAGGGGTCGAGGACGAGGCCACCCTGGCGCTGCTGCGCGAGATCGGCGCCGGCCAGGCCCAGGGCTATTACTTCGCCCGGCCGCTGTCGCAGGAGGATCTGGTAGCGCGGTTTCTGCCTGTGCAAACCCAATGA